From a single Natronorubrum tibetense GA33 genomic region:
- a CDS encoding tRNA (N(6)-L-threonylcarbamoyladenosine(37)-C(2))-methylthiotransferase: MARYHIETYGCTSNRGESREIERRLRDAGHYRVEGVDEADVAILNTCTVVEKTERNMLRRAEELADETADLFITGCMALAQGEEFSKADVDGQVLHWDEVPEAVTNGECPTTTPDAEPILDGVVGILPIARGCMSDCSYCITKHATGKIESPPIEENVEKARALIHAGAKEIRITGQDTGVYGWDEGERKLHRLLEQICELEGEFRVRVGMANPKGVHGIREELADVFAEYDELYDFLHAPVQSGSDDVLGDMRRQHQVEEYLEIIDAFDEALDYWTLSTDFIVGFPTETDHDHAQSMALLRETRPEKVNVTRFSKRPGTDAAEMKGLGGTLKKERSKEMSAAKRDIVGEAYADMVGETREDVLVVEEGTADSLKCRDSAYRQIIVQNATEHGLEPGDFVDLEVTAHETMYAFGEPV; the protein is encoded by the coding sequence ATGGCCCGGTACCACATCGAGACGTACGGCTGTACGTCCAATCGCGGGGAGAGCCGTGAAATCGAGCGACGGCTCCGCGATGCGGGCCACTACCGAGTCGAGGGGGTCGACGAGGCCGACGTCGCCATCCTGAACACCTGCACTGTCGTCGAGAAGACCGAGCGGAACATGCTCCGCCGAGCGGAGGAGTTGGCCGACGAAACTGCGGATCTGTTCATCACGGGCTGTATGGCCCTCGCCCAGGGCGAGGAGTTTTCGAAGGCCGACGTCGACGGGCAGGTGCTCCACTGGGACGAAGTGCCAGAGGCCGTCACGAACGGCGAGTGTCCGACGACGACGCCCGACGCCGAGCCGATTCTGGACGGTGTCGTCGGCATCCTCCCCATCGCGCGGGGCTGTATGTCCGACTGCTCGTACTGCATCACCAAGCACGCGACGGGGAAAATCGAGTCCCCACCCATCGAGGAGAACGTCGAGAAGGCCCGCGCGCTGATCCACGCCGGTGCGAAGGAGATCCGAATCACGGGTCAGGACACCGGCGTCTACGGCTGGGACGAGGGCGAACGCAAACTGCACCGCCTGCTCGAGCAGATCTGCGAACTCGAGGGCGAGTTCCGCGTTCGCGTGGGGATGGCCAACCCGAAGGGCGTCCACGGCATCCGCGAGGAGCTGGCCGACGTCTTCGCCGAGTACGACGAACTCTACGATTTCCTCCACGCGCCGGTGCAGTCCGGCAGCGACGACGTGCTCGGGGACATGCGCCGCCAGCACCAGGTCGAGGAGTATCTCGAAATCATCGATGCCTTCGACGAGGCCCTCGACTACTGGACGCTCTCGACGGACTTCATCGTCGGCTTCCCGACGGAGACGGACCACGACCACGCCCAGTCGATGGCCCTGCTGCGCGAGACGCGACCCGAAAAAGTCAACGTCACCCGATTCTCGAAGCGGCCGGGCACCGACGCCGCCGAAATGAAGGGGCTCGGCGGGACGCTCAAGAAGGAGCGTTCGAAGGAGATGAGCGCGGCGAAACGCGACATCGTCGGCGAGGCCTACGCCGACATGGTCGGCGAGACCCGCGAAGACGTGCTGGTCGTCGAGGAGGGCACCGCCGACTCGCTGAAGTGTCGGGACTCGGCCTACCGGCAGATAATCGTACAAAACGCGACCGAGCACGGCCTCGAGCCCGGCGATTTCGTCGACCTCGAGGTGACGGCTCACGAGACGATGTACGCGTTCGGTGAACCGGTCTGA
- a CDS encoding glycoside hydrolase family 26 protein produces MRRRDVLCSVGTAPFLSSISGCAGPTTDERRRILGAYPGENAASPEQFRPFERWLETRFGVLTLYVNADDDEPVRRQFLSGMTEVWQTGHVPMVTWLSYIGSETETPSTITRQVCDGEYDDVLEWWVAELAAWLATDDPVIDGPRRLYFRPFPEMNGDWLPWSVLEDGDAEAFIDAWRYVHERLMDAVDAIDAIRADDPRDRVQWLWNPNATEHGEVPTEASYPGDEYVDWVGIDGYNFGDSPMGEGWQSPESTFEPMRTRVADLTDRPLSIPEFGTTSSRDGDHDVQAKREWIDDAFDYIEANDVRMACWFNVDKETDWAVFGGARGTETFEDPRDGERYRVYDIFRERVQRGEYVGGGMGRPGVLSDAQFRGEF; encoded by the coding sequence GTGCGACGACGAGACGTACTCTGCTCTGTCGGCACGGCCCCGTTTCTGAGTTCGATCAGCGGCTGTGCCGGGCCGACGACCGACGAGCGACGGCGGATTCTCGGCGCGTATCCGGGCGAAAACGCCGCGTCTCCGGAGCAGTTCCGTCCCTTCGAACGGTGGCTCGAGACCCGCTTCGGCGTACTCACGCTGTACGTAAACGCAGACGACGACGAGCCCGTGCGCCGGCAGTTTCTCTCCGGGATGACCGAGGTCTGGCAAACGGGTCACGTGCCGATGGTCACCTGGCTCTCCTACATCGGCTCGGAGACGGAGACTCCGTCGACGATCACGCGGCAGGTTTGCGATGGCGAGTACGACGACGTCCTCGAGTGGTGGGTAGCGGAACTCGCGGCGTGGTTGGCGACCGACGATCCGGTGATCGACGGGCCGCGGCGACTCTACTTCAGACCGTTTCCGGAGATGAACGGCGACTGGCTCCCCTGGAGCGTCCTCGAGGACGGCGACGCCGAGGCCTTCATCGACGCCTGGCGGTACGTCCACGAGCGGCTGATGGACGCGGTCGACGCCATCGACGCGATCCGTGCGGACGATCCTCGAGATCGGGTGCAGTGGCTCTGGAATCCGAACGCGACGGAACACGGGGAGGTGCCCACGGAAGCGAGCTACCCCGGCGACGAGTACGTCGATTGGGTCGGCATCGACGGCTACAATTTCGGCGACAGCCCGATGGGTGAGGGCTGGCAGTCGCCGGAGTCGACCTTCGAACCGATGCGAACCAGAGTCGCCGACCTCACCGATCGTCCCCTCTCGATTCCCGAGTTCGGAACGACCTCGAGTCGGGACGGCGACCACGACGTCCAGGCCAAACGCGAGTGGATCGACGACGCTTTCGATTACATCGAAGCGAACGACGTCCGGATGGCGTGCTGGTTCAACGTCGACAAGGAAACCGACTGGGCGGTGTTCGGCGGCGCTCGCGGGACGGAGACGTTCGAAGACCCGCGTGACGGTGAGCGGTATCGAGTCTACGACATCTTTCGTGAACGAGTCCAACGCGGCGAGTACGTGGGCGGGGGCATGGGGCGACCCGGCGTGCTCTCTGACGCCCAGTTTCGAGGCGAGTTCTAA
- the gatD gene encoding Glu-tRNA(Gln) amidotransferase subunit GatD, with protein MNPGDRVRVDRADRTYEGVLLPSSTDDHLVVKLEGGYNVGVDRDGADVELLEEDVYEIDGDTAGEEGSVSEIEFDDDLPTISLISTGGTIASTVDYRTGAVTAQFDAEDVLRAVPDLAGRANYRGRVVANILSENMEPPLWQDLARAVSEEIEAGADGVVVMHGTDTMQYSASALAFMLETPVPIVFTGSQRSADRPSSDNVMNAVSAVEAAKSDCAEVLVCMHGSESDDVCALHRGTRVRKNHTSRRDAFETVGAEPLGEVEYETEAVTFRREYQQRGETDLELRDALESDVELLKFTPGMDPAFLDVVEGSAGLVIEGTGLGHVHTDLIPRIEELIEDGTTVVMTSQCIEGRVCDRVYDTGRDLLEAGVVEAGDTLPGTAKVKLMWALEHSDNVEEAMGTSLAGEIQERSVPWE; from the coding sequence ATGAACCCAGGCGATCGCGTTCGCGTCGACCGCGCGGATCGCACGTACGAAGGCGTGTTGCTCCCCTCGAGTACCGACGACCACCTCGTCGTCAAACTCGAGGGCGGCTACAACGTCGGCGTCGACCGGGACGGCGCCGACGTCGAACTGCTCGAAGAGGACGTCTACGAGATCGACGGCGACACCGCGGGCGAGGAAGGGAGCGTCTCCGAGATCGAGTTCGACGACGACCTACCGACGATTTCGCTGATCTCGACGGGCGGCACCATCGCGTCGACGGTCGACTACCGCACGGGTGCCGTGACGGCCCAGTTCGACGCCGAGGACGTCCTGCGCGCCGTGCCGGATCTCGCTGGCCGCGCAAACTACCGCGGGCGTGTCGTCGCGAACATCCTCTCGGAGAATATGGAGCCGCCGCTCTGGCAGGACCTCGCCCGCGCCGTCTCCGAGGAGATCGAGGCCGGCGCCGACGGCGTCGTCGTCATGCACGGCACCGACACGATGCAGTACTCCGCGTCGGCGCTCGCGTTCATGCTCGAGACGCCCGTTCCGATCGTCTTCACGGGCAGCCAGCGTTCGGCCGACCGGCCCTCCTCGGACAACGTCATGAACGCCGTTTCGGCCGTCGAAGCCGCTAAGAGCGACTGCGCAGAGGTGCTGGTCTGCATGCACGGTTCCGAGAGCGACGATGTCTGTGCGCTGCATCGCGGAACGCGCGTCCGGAAGAACCACACCTCGCGTCGCGACGCCTTCGAGACCGTCGGTGCGGAGCCGCTGGGCGAGGTCGAGTACGAGACGGAGGCAGTCACGTTTCGACGAGAGTACCAACAGCGAGGCGAGACCGATCTCGAGCTTCGCGACGCCCTCGAGAGCGACGTCGAACTCCTGAAGTTCACCCCCGGGATGGACCCCGCCTTCCTCGACGTCGTCGAGGGGTCGGCGGGGCTGGTCATCGAGGGCACCGGTCTCGGCCACGTCCACACCGACCTGATCCCCCGCATCGAGGAACTGATCGAGGACGGCACGACGGTCGTGATGACGAGCCAGTGTATCGAGGGGCGGGTCTGTGACCGAGTCTACGACACGGGACGGGATCTGCTCGAGGCGGGCGTCGTCGAGGCCGGCGACACCCTGCCCGGGACCGCGAAGGTGAAGCTGATGTGGGCGCTCGAGCACAGCGACAATGTAGAGGAGGCGATGGGGACTTCGCTGGCCGGCGAGATTCAGGAGCGGTCGGTTCCCTGGGAGTAG
- a CDS encoding GNAT family N-acetyltransferase: protein MVPNLETETPVEIRRATHDDYEAVVDFTSDIWPDRGGDYIPKIYHDWLEDDGEEDRKTFLATVDGEAAGIVQAVMLTPDEAWFQGMRVSADHRRQGVSHRLTEACFEWARERGATVGRVMIFSWNAVSIGAARSSGYEPITEFRFAQPTPDPDTEGPNRVSNDPAAAWRYWTHSDAREHLNGLGLDPDESWAVRELAREDFERFADESAVFAVKNADGLAGAAYRSRTYERTVGNDADADSSDDTEPETETWAEYGVGAWEDIEAARSLFAAIARDAADCGADETRVLIPETAQCVCDVPYAGAGISDEPDFVLGIDLTVD, encoded by the coding sequence ATGGTTCCCAATCTGGAGACCGAGACGCCGGTCGAGATCCGCCGGGCGACCCACGACGACTACGAGGCCGTCGTCGACTTCACGAGCGACATCTGGCCGGATCGCGGCGGCGATTACATTCCGAAAATCTACCACGATTGGCTCGAGGACGACGGCGAAGAGGACAGGAAGACGTTCCTTGCGACGGTCGACGGCGAGGCCGCAGGCATCGTCCAGGCCGTCATGCTCACCCCCGACGAGGCCTGGTTTCAGGGGATGCGCGTCTCGGCCGACCACCGACGGCAGGGCGTGAGCCACCGGCTAACCGAGGCCTGCTTCGAGTGGGCTCGCGAACGTGGTGCGACGGTCGGCCGCGTCATGATCTTCTCGTGGAACGCGGTCTCGATCGGGGCTGCCCGTTCGAGCGGCTACGAGCCGATCACGGAGTTCCGGTTCGCCCAACCCACCCCTGATCCCGATACCGAGGGCCCGAATCGGGTCTCGAACGATCCCGCGGCCGCCTGGCGCTACTGGACCCACAGCGACGCCCGCGAGCACTTGAACGGGCTCGGACTCGATCCCGACGAATCGTGGGCCGTCCGCGAACTCGCGCGGGAGGACTTCGAGCGCTTCGCCGACGAGTCGGCCGTCTTCGCGGTCAAGAACGCGGACGGACTCGCGGGGGCGGCCTACCGGAGCCGAACCTACGAGCGGACCGTCGGGAACGATGCCGACGCCGACTCGAGCGACGACACGGAACCCGAAACCGAGACGTGGGCCGAATACGGCGTCGGCGCGTGGGAGGACATCGAAGCGGCCCGCTCGTTGTTCGCGGCGATCGCTCGAGACGCGGCCGACTGCGGGGCCGACGAGACCCGCGTCCTGATCCCCGAAACCGCCCAGTGCGTCTGTGACGTCCCCTACGCCGGAGCAGGAATTTCCGACGAACCGGACTTCGTACTCGGGATCGATTTGACCGTCGACTGA
- a CDS encoding sulfite oxidase: protein MVAEAPRESRHDEIEAIVEAKDGGVKPVRDEANKYTVVGAAERSTFANWLTPVEEHFVCHRNDIPDGDVDAWTVSLTGQVEATLSVSDIADEHPTVAVAHTMECAGNGRGQHDPETGSVQWGFEAAATAIWTGAPLGSILRDHGVESTEGKWLTAVGGDPADGDDVFARSIPLEKATDDCILAFEMNGETLPREHGYPIRLIVPGWYGVNNVKWVEELRVTDSMVGQGSLDRPGEHAYWQQEAYRIHPQETDPDPNETIETVDTWEQLEGAVDHPYTFDANVMSVIGSPDGESPVTPKADGTVDIRGVAWAGDDAVDRVELSTDRGDTWDDAELFGPDYAGAWRLFRYGWDAALGRHTLVSRATDELGRRQPATISAPDAWGEVLENDEFPWNEGGYAANAYEPNGVTVEVRSADDSTENE, encoded by the coding sequence ATGGTCGCCGAAGCCCCGCGAGAGAGCCGCCACGACGAGATCGAGGCGATAGTGGAAGCGAAAGACGGCGGCGTGAAACCGGTTCGAGACGAGGCGAACAAGTACACGGTCGTCGGTGCAGCCGAGCGGAGCACCTTCGCGAACTGGTTGACGCCCGTCGAGGAGCACTTCGTTTGCCACCGGAACGACATTCCGGACGGCGACGTCGACGCGTGGACCGTCTCGCTCACCGGACAGGTCGAGGCGACGCTCTCAGTGAGCGATATCGCAGACGAGCACCCCACCGTCGCGGTCGCCCACACGATGGAGTGTGCGGGAAACGGCCGCGGACAACACGACCCCGAAACGGGAAGCGTCCAGTGGGGGTTCGAGGCCGCCGCCACCGCAATCTGGACCGGCGCGCCGCTCGGGTCGATCCTTCGCGACCACGGCGTGGAGTCCACCGAGGGGAAGTGGTTGACCGCGGTCGGCGGGGACCCCGCCGACGGCGACGATGTCTTCGCGCGGTCGATTCCGCTCGAGAAAGCGACCGACGACTGCATCCTCGCCTTCGAGATGAACGGCGAGACGCTCCCGCGGGAGCACGGCTATCCGATCCGATTGATCGTTCCCGGCTGGTACGGCGTCAACAACGTCAAGTGGGTCGAGGAGCTCCGAGTCACGGACTCGATGGTGGGTCAGGGCTCGCTCGACCGGCCGGGCGAACACGCTTACTGGCAGCAGGAAGCCTACCGGATTCACCCCCAGGAGACCGATCCCGACCCGAACGAGACGATCGAGACGGTCGACACCTGGGAGCAACTCGAGGGCGCAGTCGATCACCCCTACACGTTCGACGCGAACGTGATGTCGGTGATCGGGAGCCCAGACGGGGAGTCACCCGTGACGCCGAAAGCGGACGGAACAGTCGATATTCGGGGCGTCGCCTGGGCGGGCGACGACGCGGTCGACCGGGTAGAGCTCTCGACCGACCGCGGCGACACGTGGGACGACGCGGAACTGTTCGGCCCTGACTACGCCGGCGCGTGGCGGCTGTTCCGGTACGGCTGGGACGCAGCGCTCGGACGCCACACGCTCGTATCGCGTGCGACCGACGAACTGGGCCGGCGACAGCCGGCGACCATCTCCGCGCCCGACGCCTGGGGCGAGGTGCTCGAGAACGACGAGTTCCCCTGGAACGAGGGCGGCTACGCCGCAAACGCCTACGAACCAAACGGCGTGACGGTCGAGGTCCGTTCCGCGGACGACTCGACGGAAAACGAGTGA
- a CDS encoding ubiquitin-like small modifier protein 1, producing the protein MPTEWKLFADLAEHAGDKHVTVDAAAGDTVGDALEQLVADRPDLEARVLDDGELRSQINVLRNGTNVLVEEEGLETELEDGDELALFPPVSGG; encoded by the coding sequence ATGCCTACGGAGTGGAAGCTCTTTGCCGACCTCGCGGAGCACGCAGGCGACAAACACGTCACCGTCGACGCCGCTGCCGGTGATACCGTCGGAGACGCCCTCGAGCAACTCGTCGCGGACCGACCCGATCTCGAGGCGCGCGTCCTGGACGACGGCGAGTTGCGATCCCAGATCAACGTGCTTCGCAACGGGACGAACGTCTTAGTCGAGGAGGAAGGGCTCGAGACGGAACTCGAGGACGGAGACGAACTGGCGCTGTTCCCGCCGGTCAGCGGCGGATAG
- a CDS encoding TrkA C-terminal domain-containing protein: protein MSPALVDFVVALFVLEPVVAVSIFDPIAAQTLPSETLVDAAVRILGFGLLAAGTGATVAFVFRWYSADEIPEGIAILLGVTMVAIWLNTQSALQDAIIGDTGLLEPATAVYTVAAFSASAIAADGGRRAGDYLARDVFSMTTPRTMTEVGQLVRSAGRVVTVELPETIADVDGYDPVDPSTKAELAGQTFLLPRRLTTDRLRERLIERLERDYGIGHVDVEFDDDGTISHLGLGSRPAGIGPTLAPGSVAVAIRGDPAPDASPGDAVRIWRREGDSLRRVTGGELRGVADDIATVAVDADDAEALESDVAHRLVTLPRNPGAERDLVSLLRAADETVTTLPVAAGDGLEGATVGSLPVLVVAVECGDSAPDAGDRLALPDGETRLEAGDTAYVLGRPEALRRVSEIAQTRGSNADSAASSGGPPGTESASPANRTRER from the coding sequence ATGAGCCCCGCGCTCGTCGATTTCGTCGTCGCCCTGTTCGTCCTCGAGCCGGTCGTCGCAGTGTCCATCTTCGACCCCATTGCCGCCCAGACGCTCCCCTCGGAGACGCTGGTGGACGCTGCCGTTCGCATTCTCGGCTTCGGCCTGCTCGCGGCCGGAACGGGGGCGACGGTGGCGTTCGTCTTCCGCTGGTACAGCGCGGACGAGATTCCCGAGGGCATCGCGATCTTACTCGGTGTCACGATGGTTGCGATCTGGCTGAACACGCAGTCCGCCCTGCAGGACGCGATCATCGGCGACACGGGACTCCTCGAGCCCGCGACGGCCGTCTACACCGTCGCCGCCTTCTCCGCGAGTGCGATCGCCGCCGACGGCGGTCGCCGAGCGGGCGACTACCTCGCACGGGACGTGTTCTCCATGACGACCCCTCGAACGATGACGGAGGTCGGCCAACTCGTCCGCTCGGCGGGCCGCGTCGTCACCGTCGAACTCCCCGAGACCATCGCGGACGTCGACGGCTACGACCCCGTCGATCCGTCGACGAAGGCGGAACTCGCGGGCCAGACGTTCCTCCTCCCGCGACGGCTCACCACCGATCGGCTCCGCGAGCGGCTGATCGAGCGTCTGGAACGCGATTACGGGATCGGCCACGTCGACGTCGAGTTCGACGACGACGGCACGATTTCCCACCTCGGACTCGGCAGTCGTCCGGCCGGGATCGGGCCGACGCTCGCACCGGGCAGCGTCGCCGTTGCGATCCGGGGCGACCCCGCACCCGACGCCAGTCCGGGCGATGCGGTCCGCATCTGGCGACGCGAGGGCGACTCGCTGCGGCGGGTGACCGGCGGCGAACTCCGCGGCGTGGCCGACGACATCGCGACCGTCGCCGTCGACGCCGACGATGCGGAGGCGCTCGAGTCCGACGTCGCCCACCGACTCGTGACCCTGCCCCGAAATCCGGGCGCGGAGCGCGACCTCGTCTCCCTCCTGCGAGCGGCCGACGAGACGGTGACGACGCTCCCCGTCGCGGCCGGCGACGGACTCGAGGGAGCGACCGTCGGCTCGCTTCCGGTGCTCGTCGTCGCCGTCGAGTGCGGGGACTCGGCACCCGATGCCGGCGACCGCCTCGCGTTACCCGACGGAGAAACGCGGCTCGAGGCCGGCGACACGGCGTACGTGCTCGGTCGTCCGGAGGCGCTGCGGCGGGTGTCCGAGATCGCACAGACACGCGGATCGAACGCGGATTCGGCTGCATCCTCGGGAGGGCCACCGGGGACGGAGTCGGCGTCGCCGGCGAACCGCACGCGGGAGCGGTAG
- a CDS encoding patatin-like phospholipase family protein yields the protein MSADSDPTCVAIACQGGGSHTAFTAGVLDRLLSDPALEREIDIVGFSGTSGGAVCALLAWYGREHPDHEPEDLLADYWADLAAEGPIDRAANSAIRWSSQLGRMGVPLPDVSPYHSPAAYWGKREFLDLLERHVDFEAIPQLLDGTEPALLISAIDVLTGEFELFRENDLSPEAILASAAIPYAFKAVEVDGSYYWDGLFSKNPPVKDFVTNRETPDPDEIWVVKINPEARDRVPKSADGIADRRNELSGNKSLNAEINFVEHVNDWIEAGYLPEKFTHTEIERIRFGRSDLGWRTKLERSPEFVESLYADGEDAAEAFLERR from the coding sequence ATGAGCGCCGACTCCGATCCGACGTGCGTCGCCATCGCCTGTCAGGGTGGCGGCAGCCATACCGCGTTTACCGCCGGCGTCCTCGATCGCCTGCTGAGCGATCCCGCCCTCGAGCGCGAGATCGATATCGTCGGCTTCAGCGGGACCTCCGGCGGTGCGGTCTGTGCGCTGCTCGCGTGGTACGGCCGCGAACACCCCGACCACGAACCGGAGGACCTGCTCGCCGACTACTGGGCCGATCTGGCGGCCGAGGGGCCGATCGACCGCGCGGCCAACAGCGCGATCCGCTGGAGCAGCCAACTCGGGCGCATGGGCGTTCCGCTTCCCGATGTCAGCCCGTACCACTCTCCGGCCGCCTACTGGGGCAAGCGCGAGTTTCTGGACCTGCTCGAGCGCCACGTCGACTTCGAGGCGATTCCGCAGCTGCTGGACGGCACCGAGCCGGCCCTGTTGATCAGTGCGATCGACGTGCTGACGGGCGAGTTCGAGCTGTTCCGCGAGAACGATCTCTCGCCCGAGGCGATTCTGGCATCGGCCGCGATTCCGTACGCGTTCAAGGCCGTCGAAGTGGACGGCAGCTACTACTGGGACGGCCTGTTCTCGAAGAACCCGCCGGTCAAGGACTTCGTGACGAATCGCGAAACGCCGGATCCCGACGAGATCTGGGTCGTCAAGATCAATCCCGAAGCGCGCGACCGCGTCCCGAAGTCGGCCGACGGCATCGCTGACCGACGGAACGAACTGTCCGGGAACAAGTCGCTCAACGCCGAGATCAACTTCGTCGAGCACGTCAACGACTGGATCGAGGCGGGCTACCTTCCCGAGAAGTTTACCCACACCGAGATCGAACGGATCCGGTTCGGCCGGTCGGATCTCGGCTGGCGAACGAAACTCGAGCGCAGCCCCGAGTTCGTCGAATCGCTCTACGCCGACGGCGAGGACGCGGCTGAAGCGTTCCTCGAGCGGCGATGA
- a CDS encoding NAD-binding protein, whose product MAEVRAWQDRLPDNWRRILSTRAAVALALTVALLSVATAIVNIGTDVVYGPLAPYLPDAVQDTAGFTGALTGFMMVGSALALRRGLRVGWWATFLLLPLTAAQGLLQASVYSLPLIVLSLVAMPVLLVSRKRFTQPLSLGTTQIAAGSALLGVQLYGTIGGYALRDHFEGIDSILDAFYFTLITSSTVGYGDITPDQDSTEGLLFTMSVLVLGVASFGIAVGALVGPAIQARITKTLGKMTDSQLELLEDHLLVLGYGELTEPIVDELAANGREFVVVANNRDVAPALSDRGIPVITADPSDKEPLQRAKIERANAILVATNHDAEDALSILTARSLAPETRIVAAATDRENTEKLERAGADTVISPSVLGGHLLVRSALGSDDSELIDRIIGDNDSNN is encoded by the coding sequence ATGGCTGAGGTCCGAGCGTGGCAAGATCGGCTGCCCGACAACTGGCGACGGATCCTCTCGACCCGGGCAGCCGTCGCGCTCGCGCTGACCGTCGCGCTGCTCTCGGTCGCGACGGCGATCGTCAACATTGGCACCGATGTCGTCTACGGCCCGCTCGCGCCGTATCTCCCCGACGCTGTCCAAGACACGGCCGGCTTCACCGGCGCGCTGACGGGGTTTATGATGGTCGGCAGCGCGCTCGCGCTGCGTCGCGGACTCCGCGTCGGCTGGTGGGCGACGTTCCTACTCCTCCCGCTAACCGCTGCACAGGGGCTCCTCCAGGCGAGTGTCTACTCACTGCCGCTAATCGTCCTCTCGCTCGTCGCGATGCCGGTGCTCCTCGTCAGTCGGAAGCGGTTCACGCAGCCGCTCTCGCTCGGAACGACCCAGATCGCGGCCGGCTCGGCGCTGCTCGGCGTGCAGCTGTACGGAACCATCGGCGGCTACGCCCTTCGAGATCACTTCGAGGGGATCGACAGCATCCTCGACGCCTTCTACTTCACGCTGATCACCTCGAGTACGGTCGGTTACGGCGATATCACGCCGGATCAGGACTCGACGGAGGGGCTGCTGTTCACGATGTCCGTCCTCGTCCTCGGCGTAGCCAGTTTCGGTATCGCCGTCGGGGCGCTGGTTGGACCGGCAATTCAGGCGCGAATCACGAAAACACTCGGAAAGATGACCGACTCACAGCTCGAACTCCTCGAGGACCACCTTCTGGTCCTCGGCTACGGCGAACTGACGGAACCGATCGTCGACGAACTCGCGGCCAACGGGCGCGAGTTCGTCGTCGTGGCGAACAACCGGGACGTGGCACCCGCGCTCTCCGATCGTGGGATTCCGGTGATCACCGCCGACCCGAGCGACAAAGAGCCGCTTCAACGAGCGAAGATCGAGCGCGCGAACGCGATTCTGGTCGCCACGAACCACGACGCCGAGGACGCGCTCTCGATTCTCACCGCACGGAGCCTCGCACCCGAGACCCGCATCGTCGCCGCCGCGACCGACCGCGAGAACACCGAAAAGCTCGAGCGCGCCGGTGCGGATACGGTGATCAGTCCCTCGGTGCTGGGGGGCCACCTGCTGGTTCGGTCGGCGCTGGGTAGCGACGACAGCGAACTGATCGATCGGATCATCGGCGACAACGATAGTAACAACTGA
- the deoC gene encoding deoxyribose-phosphate aldolase produces MNRSELAPMIDHTVLGPETTMADVRTVLDEAREHGMNVCIPPYALEEAEDYAPDVTLATVIGFPHGQNDHDMKRREGVLAWKAGADELDVVINIGRLKAGDDDAVRAELAELVAAVPIPVKVIIETALLTAEEKRRACEAAVAADASMVKTSTGFADGGATVVDVELMSEYRPVKASGGVGSYDEAMAMLEAGAERIGASSGVEILEGAPE; encoded by the coding sequence ATGAACCGCAGCGAACTCGCGCCGATGATCGATCACACCGTCCTCGGCCCGGAGACGACGATGGCCGACGTCCGAACCGTCCTCGACGAGGCGAGAGAACACGGCATGAACGTCTGTATCCCGCCGTACGCCCTCGAGGAGGCCGAAGACTACGCGCCGGACGTCACGCTCGCGACGGTGATCGGCTTCCCTCACGGACAGAACGATCACGACATGAAGCGTCGGGAGGGCGTTCTCGCCTGGAAAGCCGGTGCGGACGAACTCGACGTCGTGATCAATATCGGTCGGCTGAAAGCTGGCGACGACGACGCCGTCAGGGCCGAACTGGCCGAACTCGTCGCCGCGGTGCCGATTCCCGTCAAGGTGATCATCGAGACGGCGTTGTTGACCGCCGAGGAGAAACGCCGCGCCTGCGAGGCTGCCGTCGCGGCCGACGCGTCGATGGTCAAGACCTCGACGGGCTTTGCGGATGGAGGGGCCACAGTAGTCGATGTCGAACTCATGAGCGAGTACCGACCGGTCAAAGCCAGCGGCGGCGTCGGCAGCTACGACGAGGCGATGGCCATGCTCGAGGCCGGCGCCGAACGAATCGGGGCCTCGAGCGGGGTCGAGATTCTCGAGGGCGCACCGGAGTAG